From Ipomoea triloba cultivar NCNSP0323 chromosome 5, ASM357664v1, the proteins below share one genomic window:
- the LOC116020044 gene encoding membrane steroid-binding protein 1-like has product MALQLWEALKEAITTYTGLSPATFFTVAALVLAIYYVVSGMFGSSDHSNYQRPREMGEEMQPLPPPVQVGEISEAELKQYDGSDPKKPLLMAIKGQIYDVSQSRIFYGPGGPYALFAGKDASRALAKMSFEEKDLTGDVSGLGPFELEALQDWEYKFMSKYVKVGTVKKAVAESEGTANGESSEATEQEVKQADVSPENAKLAEDGPSKTVNPVEHTTPESISSDGVSASDGNADKKD; this is encoded by the exons ATGGCCCTGCAACTATGGGAGGCCTTAAAAGAGGCAATCACAACATACACGGGTCTATCTCCGGCCACTTTCTTCACTGTTGCTGCTCTGGTTCTTGCTATCTACTATGTGGTGTCTGGGATGTTTGGGTCATCTGATCATAGTAACTATCAGAGGCCCAGGGAGATGGGGGAGGAGATGCAGCCCCTGCCGCCGCCGGTTCAGGTTGGGGAGATCAGTGAAGCGGAGTTGAAGCAGTATGATGGGTCTGATCCTAAGAAGCCTTTGCTCATGGCCATCAAGGGCCAGATCTATGATGTTTCTCAAAGCAG AATATTTTACGGACCTGGGGGACCTTATGCGTTGTTTGCTGGAAAGGATGCTAGTAGAGCCCTTGCCAAGATGTCCTTTGAGGAGAAAGATCTTACTGGTGATGTCTCAGGGCTTGGTCCTTTCGAGCTTGAGGCCCTTCAAGATTGGGAATACAAGTTCATGAGCAAATATGTCAAGGTTGGAACTGTCAAGAAGGCAGTGGCCGAAAGTGAGGGAACTGCTAATGGTGAATCTTCAGAGGCGACCGAGCAAGAGGTTAAGCAAGCTGATGTTTCACCCGAGAATGCCAAGTTGGCAGAGGATGGGCCATCTAAAACCGTTAACCCTGTGGAGCATACTACACCAGAATCCATTTCTAGTGATGGAGTTAGTGCATCTGATGGCAATGCTGACAAAAAGGACTAG
- the LOC116019184 gene encoding uncharacterized protein LOC116019184 gives MGGGDHGHHHADAPADFRTKVWTMAGGPNCRPVHWKRNTAIAMAGIVLICIPIAMKSAQLEQRPHNPVRPIPSQLWCKNFGTKEY, from the exons ATGGGTGGAGGAGACCACGGACACCACCACGCCGATGCGCCCGCCGACTTCCGGACCAAGGTCTGGACCATGGCCGGCGGGCCTAATTGCAGGCCCGTGCACTGGAAACGCAATACCGCCATCGCCATGGCAGGAATCGTTCTCATTTGCATTCCCATCGCCATGAAATCCGCCCAGCTCGAG CAAAGGCCCCATAATCCGGTCAGGCCGATTCCCTCTCAGCTCTGGTGCAAGAACTTCGGGACGAAAGAATACTAA